The following proteins are encoded in a genomic region of Gimesia algae:
- a CDS encoding LVIVD repeat-containing protein has translation MHNRLFIATFTFCSLIISGYVFAVPPSPVVGQLVDDIRLRGTEDVFLQGDYAYLPCREGKRLTVCSIKDPAHPAVVSSFTHPLLGEAAGFAIHGNRIYVTSMSSHRLLILDASDKKSLQLLGSVPVGEKGVLYKAAYRNGFCFIPNLHEKKLFIVDVRNPKQPRVMGSVIVTTENDGPFSVTLHADYAYVGTIFGKQNRLAVVNIKDPAQPRLIKEILGPDMGHASGQIAGQKFYAVNWDRNAFFVFDLTNPAAPDLQAKLLDRRLGKPNRCVVSENRAYLPMVEGDGIAVVDLSNPAQPAFLTVYHDSELLKKTYGVAVRGPLLYVASREGNSLVVLNREMLERK, from the coding sequence ATGCATAACAGGCTGTTTATCGCTACCTTTACTTTTTGCAGTCTGATCATATCAGGATATGTATTCGCTGTGCCTCCCTCTCCTGTCGTGGGGCAACTGGTGGATGACATCCGGTTGCGGGGAACTGAGGATGTCTTTCTGCAAGGGGATTATGCTTATTTACCCTGTCGCGAAGGGAAGCGGCTGACCGTCTGTTCGATTAAAGATCCTGCGCATCCAGCTGTTGTTTCCAGTTTCACACATCCCCTGCTGGGGGAAGCGGCCGGTTTTGCCATACATGGAAACAGAATCTATGTGACTTCCATGAGCAGTCATCGGCTGCTGATATTAGATGCTTCCGATAAGAAATCGCTACAGCTGCTGGGGTCGGTGCCTGTCGGCGAAAAAGGAGTGCTCTATAAAGCAGCCTACCGGAACGGTTTCTGTTTTATTCCCAATCTTCACGAGAAGAAACTGTTTATTGTTGATGTGCGGAACCCGAAACAGCCACGAGTCATGGGTTCCGTGATCGTCACGACGGAAAACGATGGTCCGTTCAGCGTGACGCTCCACGCCGATTATGCCTACGTGGGCACGATCTTCGGCAAACAGAATCGACTGGCGGTTGTAAATATCAAAGATCCTGCCCAGCCGCGACTCATCAAAGAGATACTCGGTCCCGATATGGGGCACGCCAGTGGCCAGATCGCTGGTCAGAAATTCTACGCTGTCAACTGGGACCGCAACGCGTTTTTTGTTTTCGACCTCACCAATCCAGCGGCCCCTGACCTGCAGGCCAAACTGCTCGACAGACGACTGGGCAAACCCAATCGCTGTGTGGTTTCAGAAAATCGCGCTTACCTGCCGATGGTGGAGGGAGACGGCATTGCGGTCGTCGACCTTTCAAATCCGGCTCAACCCGCATTTCTGACAGTATATCATGATTCCGAGCTGTTAAAGAAAACCTATGGCGTCGCGGTGCGAGGTCCCCTGCTGTATGTCGCTTCCCGGGAAGGGAACAGTCTGGTAGTTCTGAACCGCGAGATGCTGGAGAGGAAGTAG
- a CDS encoding DUF1853 family protein, translated as MNQKKSDSIQHDLYKSQSLRDLHWVITSASLISDSSQDPHRSEDQDLSLISEQELTEFLVPYSRFRVGQYFEGLVLYWLERIRRLKIVAQNRQLFVENQTVGEIDFLFEDEAGELTHWETAVKYYLHYPAENTTGSHFIGPNAKDNFEKKCRRLLEYQLPLSETHFPEVTRRVAFVKGIIFYNPHLAAPTPLPERMSPAHEKGVWLYCSELDWLKTQYSEAVYQIREKPDWLSPAVREPGIEKLLTFSELKRTLDVHFQKGDRPLMISVLKQTQNDCREIERLFVVAENWPEQT; from the coding sequence ATGAATCAAAAAAAGTCCGACTCAATCCAGCATGATCTCTATAAATCACAGTCACTGCGTGACCTGCACTGGGTCATTACCAGCGCCTCTCTGATTTCGGACTCGAGTCAAGATCCCCATAGATCGGAGGACCAGGACCTGTCGCTGATTAGCGAACAGGAACTGACGGAGTTCCTCGTGCCTTATTCCCGCTTCCGTGTAGGCCAGTACTTTGAAGGCCTGGTATTATACTGGCTGGAACGGATTCGCCGCTTAAAGATTGTCGCGCAAAATCGACAGTTGTTTGTTGAGAACCAGACGGTTGGTGAAATCGATTTCCTGTTTGAAGATGAAGCGGGGGAGTTGACTCACTGGGAGACGGCTGTGAAATATTATCTGCATTATCCCGCTGAAAATACGACCGGCAGCCATTTTATCGGCCCTAACGCCAAAGACAACTTTGAAAAGAAGTGCAGACGGTTGCTCGAATATCAGCTGCCTTTGAGCGAAACGCATTTCCCTGAAGTCACGCGGCGTGTGGCGTTTGTCAAAGGCATCATTTTTTACAATCCTCATCTGGCAGCACCCACCCCACTCCCGGAGCGGATGTCACCTGCACATGAAAAAGGCGTCTGGTTATATTGTTCTGAGCTAGACTGGCTCAAAACACAGTACAGCGAGGCTGTTTATCAGATCCGGGAAAAACCGGACTGGTTGTCCCCTGCTGTCAGAGAGCCGGGTATTGAGAAGTTATTGACCTTCTCTGAACTCAAACGAACTCTGGATGTTCATTTTCAGAAAGGGGACCGACCTTTGATGATCAGCGTACTGAAACAAACGCAGAATGACTGTCGGGAGATTGAGCGTTTATTCGTGGTAGCTGAGAACTGGCCGGAGCAGACATAA
- a CDS encoding phosphatase PAP2 family protein, whose translation MHQQILEFLRRALNWLKGREPLLLLVCLGFAVSTWAFIEIADEVLEQETQAFDKWVIRSLRKADDPATPIGPVWVQEMGRDLTAFGGVAALVLFTVIVAGYLCIEKKPRVIALLLAAALGGLLLSSLLKHFISRPRPDVVPHLSHVYTSSFPSGHSMLSAVIYLTLGALLASVIPRTILKVYVLSVAILLSILVGLSRIYLGVHYPTDVIAGWIAGLSWALFCWSIARWLQNRNKIEDDEEEPEPNSK comes from the coding sequence ATGCATCAGCAAATTCTGGAATTCCTTCGTAGAGCTCTTAACTGGCTGAAAGGTCGAGAACCGCTGCTACTGCTGGTCTGCCTGGGTTTTGCTGTTTCCACCTGGGCCTTTATCGAAATTGCCGATGAAGTACTTGAACAGGAAACGCAGGCGTTTGACAAGTGGGTCATTCGATCATTACGCAAAGCGGATGATCCGGCGACTCCGATCGGGCCGGTCTGGGTACAGGAAATGGGCCGCGACCTGACCGCGTTTGGCGGGGTGGCTGCGCTGGTGTTGTTTACGGTAATCGTGGCGGGCTATCTGTGTATCGAAAAAAAGCCGCGCGTGATCGCGCTGTTGCTGGCAGCCGCTCTGGGAGGGTTGCTGCTCAGTTCCCTGCTCAAGCATTTTATCAGCCGACCACGGCCCGATGTGGTGCCGCACCTTTCCCACGTCTACACCAGCAGCTTCCCCAGCGGCCACTCCATGCTGTCTGCCGTGATTTATCTCACATTGGGCGCATTACTGGCATCAGTCATACCACGGACGATTTTGAAAGTTTATGTGCTCAGTGTGGCGATTCTGCTGTCCATACTGGTCGGCCTGAGTCGAATTTATCTGGGAGTGCATTACCCGACTGACGTCATCGCCGGCTGGATCGCAGGGCTCAGCTGGGCCCTGTTCTGCTGGAGCATCGCCCGCTGGCTGCAGAATCGTAATAAGATTGAAGATGATGAGGAAGAACCTGAGCCTAATTCGAAGTGA
- a CDS encoding glycoside hydrolase family protein, translated as MSSGRHLFLDEQLVDSEMTEHVKRQFNPPHSLRRVLKPEMTWEALGFIFYCSVIDHDGTAMLYYGAYDGEKRKHFCLATSEDGLSWKRPELKLSDYQGSNRNNIFPFEAVEAGVFMDPHAPADKRFRLLHNRHWPDPARAGVYLSSSAEGINWTQSDLRLLPRVPDSQPSACWDPKTQQYAIYLRAWDPKRSIGRVAVKDIEVSWAYDDRVSPLHVWGKKKVATISREIPIVMRPDDSDPENVQLYTSNVFRYPWAENAYFAFPAAYFLYQGSPLKDRALNGNDGTFDVQLAVSRDGIHWDRQRDAWIQPDYVDGVQLQLVSMGTGMIRRARELHQYFVGWPHTHGRPVVWDRDLKNRVEWLKRDLGGIYCATSRLDGFVSMDAGNLPGTLTTLPLVVTGSQLKLNIDVAGTGIATVAVLDAAGTAIPGFTVADFTAIHADSVDFPVKWNSGHELKELSGKPIRLQFRMRNTKLYAIEFTE; from the coding sequence ATGAGTTCAGGGCGCCATTTATTTCTGGACGAACAACTGGTCGATTCTGAAATGACTGAGCACGTGAAACGACAGTTCAATCCTCCTCACTCCCTGCGTCGCGTACTCAAACCTGAAATGACATGGGAAGCACTGGGGTTCATTTTTTATTGCAGCGTGATCGATCATGACGGGACGGCGATGCTGTATTACGGTGCCTATGATGGCGAAAAACGAAAACACTTCTGTCTGGCGACCAGTGAGGATGGCTTATCCTGGAAACGACCTGAGTTAAAATTGAGCGACTATCAGGGATCGAATCGCAATAATATCTTCCCGTTTGAAGCGGTCGAAGCGGGCGTATTTATGGATCCGCACGCGCCTGCGGACAAACGGTTTCGCCTGCTGCACAATCGGCACTGGCCTGATCCCGCGCGGGCCGGCGTCTATCTGTCATCTTCTGCGGAGGGGATCAATTGGACCCAGTCTGACCTGCGTCTGCTGCCTCGCGTTCCTGACAGTCAGCCTTCCGCATGCTGGGATCCGAAAACACAGCAGTATGCGATTTATCTGCGGGCCTGGGATCCCAAACGTTCGATTGGTCGTGTAGCTGTCAAAGACATCGAGGTATCCTGGGCTTACGATGATCGTGTTTCTCCTCTACATGTCTGGGGCAAGAAAAAAGTAGCAACGATCAGCCGTGAGATTCCGATTGTGATGCGGCCCGATGACAGTGACCCCGAGAATGTGCAACTTTATACCAGTAATGTCTTCCGTTACCCGTGGGCAGAGAACGCGTATTTTGCTTTTCCGGCAGCTTATTTTCTGTATCAGGGCTCTCCATTGAAAGACCGCGCCCTGAATGGCAACGATGGAACCTTTGATGTGCAACTCGCAGTCAGCCGCGATGGCATTCACTGGGACCGTCAACGGGATGCCTGGATTCAACCAGATTATGTAGACGGCGTTCAACTGCAGTTGGTCAGTATGGGCACGGGGATGATCCGCCGAGCTCGCGAACTGCATCAGTACTTTGTTGGCTGGCCGCATACACATGGTCGTCCGGTCGTCTGGGATCGTGATCTGAAAAATCGCGTGGAATGGCTGAAACGCGATCTGGGAGGCATCTACTGCGCCACATCGCGTCTGGATGGATTCGTATCCATGGATGCCGGCAATCTACCGGGGACGCTCACTACTCTACCGCTGGTAGTGACAGGCAGTCAGTTGAAACTAAACATAGACGTCGCCGGAACTGGTATTGCTACCGTGGCGGTTCTGGATGCGGCTGGCACCGCGATCCCTGGATTCACCGTCGCTGACTTCACAGCGATTCACGCAGATTCTGTTGACTTCCCCGTGAAATGGAACAGCGGTCACGAATTGAAAGAACTGTCTGGCAAGCCAATCCGCCTGCAGTTTCGGATGCGGAATACGAAACTCTATGCGATTGAATTCACAGAATGA
- a CDS encoding TolC family protein, whose product MPDTFNGSYDETNSAELEFRVLFDDPMLSALIDQAMVDNQELKILAQDIDIANNEAYAWTGSYLPFLNLRAGADINKPGRYTRAGAVEDQLQIAPGKAFPEPLPNFLLAADISWEIDIWRKLRNSRDAASLRYLATDEGRNYITTRLVAEIAENYYELLALDKRLETLDITIGLQERSLEVAKANKKAARGTELAVQRFEAEVRKNQSEKLIIQQRLIETENRINFLAGRYPQPVERRLVDFFELNMHTISIGVPSQMLNNRADIRQAERELQAAGLEIQVARARFYPSLVLNAGVGYSAFNPRYLFITPESLVYNAIGELVAPVINRRAIKADYLNANARQLQAVYKYQRTVLNAFTEVVNRINKVENYGKSVEIKMQQLKALETSVDVADKLFQNARAEYVDVLLAQRDLQDAKVVLIETKQQQLAAIVNTYQAIGGGGVRPTYDSGRVTISDEQSVPPMLDEGVPPAVDGVVPPMLEEE is encoded by the coding sequence ATGCCCGACACCTTCAATGGCAGTTACGACGAAACAAACTCAGCGGAACTTGAATTCCGGGTGCTGTTCGACGACCCCATGCTGTCGGCTTTGATTGACCAGGCGATGGTGGATAACCAGGAGTTGAAAATCCTGGCTCAGGACATTGATATCGCCAACAACGAGGCATATGCCTGGACAGGGTCGTATCTGCCTTTCCTCAATTTGAGGGCGGGCGCGGATATCAATAAACCAGGCCGCTATACCCGTGCCGGTGCTGTTGAAGATCAACTGCAGATTGCTCCAGGTAAAGCTTTTCCTGAGCCACTGCCCAATTTCCTGCTCGCAGCCGATATCTCCTGGGAGATTGACATCTGGAGAAAGCTGCGGAATTCCAGGGACGCTGCTTCGCTACGCTACCTGGCTACCGATGAGGGACGAAACTACATCACGACACGTCTGGTCGCCGAGATTGCAGAGAATTATTATGAACTGCTGGCGCTCGACAAACGGTTGGAGACGTTAGATATTACGATCGGACTGCAGGAACGAAGTCTCGAGGTTGCCAAGGCAAATAAAAAAGCAGCGCGCGGCACAGAGCTGGCGGTTCAGCGTTTCGAAGCAGAGGTTCGCAAGAACCAGAGTGAAAAGCTGATCATCCAGCAGAGGCTGATCGAAACAGAAAACCGGATTAACTTTCTCGCTGGTCGATACCCGCAGCCTGTTGAACGCAGACTGGTGGATTTCTTCGAGCTTAATATGCATACCATCAGTATTGGTGTCCCTTCACAGATGTTGAACAACCGTGCCGACATTCGCCAGGCAGAACGCGAGTTGCAGGCGGCGGGACTAGAAATACAAGTTGCCCGGGCACGCTTCTATCCTTCACTGGTATTGAACGCCGGGGTGGGGTATTCGGCTTTCAATCCCCGCTATCTGTTTATTACGCCGGAATCCTTAGTATACAATGCCATCGGCGAACTCGTGGCTCCGGTAATCAACAGAAGAGCCATCAAGGCAGATTACCTGAATGCGAATGCCCGACAGTTGCAGGCGGTTTACAAATACCAGCGTACTGTTTTGAATGCCTTCACCGAAGTGGTGAACCGCATCAACAAAGTAGAAAACTACGGCAAGAGCGTTGAAATCAAAATGCAGCAGTTGAAAGCACTTGAAACATCGGTCGATGTTGCTGACAAGCTGTTCCAGAACGCCCGCGCCGAATATGTGGATGTGCTGCTGGCACAGCGTGACCTGCAGGATGCTAAAGTGGTTTTGATCGAAACCAAACAGCAGCAACTGGCTGCCATCGTAAATACATATCAGGCCATTGGTGGTGGCGGTGTGAGACCAACATACGATTCGGGCAGAGTCACTATCTCAGACGAACAATCTGTGCCACCAATGCTGGATGAGGGTGTGCCACCGGCAGTGGATGGGGTTGTGCCACCGATGCTCGAAGAAGAGTGA